CTACGCCAAGGTAATGGGCTTTGAACTGTTGCTCACCTTTGATGACGAGGACATCTCCACGGAGTATTCGGCGCTTATGAGCAAGGTAATGAGCAACGGAAACGGCTACGTGAAATTCCCGATCAACGAGCCCGCCGAGGGCAAGAAGAAATCGCAGATTGAGGAGTACCTGGACTATTACCACAGCCCCGGCGTACAGCACATCGCCATCGCTACTGATGATATTGTGGCCACGGTGGGTGAGCTGCGGCGCCGAGGGGTGGAATTCCTGAGCGTGCCCGCCTCTTATTACGCCGACCTGCTACAGCGCGTGGGCAAGATAGACGAAGCCATCCAGCCCCTGCAGGACCTCAACATCCTGGTAGATCGCGACAACGAAGGCTACCTCCTGCAGATCTTCACCAAACCCGTGGAAGACCGCCCTACCGTGTTTTATGAAATTATACAGCGCAAGGGAGCCAAATCCTTCGGGAAAGGCAACTTTAAAGCCTTGTTTGAGTCTATAGAACGGGAACAAGCCTTGCGGGGAAATTTATAATGAATGAATGAATGAATGATTGAGAGATTGAGTGAATAGGAGCAGGATTAAAATATACTCTCAATCATTCAATCTCTCAATCTCTCCTTAACCCAAAGACTATGGAAAATAATTTAACCCTTGACCCAGCGGTACAAAGCAAAATAACCGCCTGGCTAGACGGTGGCTATGACGCCGAGACCAAAGCTGAATTGCAGAATCTGGTTAACAGCCAGGACCACGACGCGCTTACCGATTCTTTCTATAAAGACCTGGAGTTTGGCACCGGCGGCTTGCGCGGCATTATGGGCGTGGGCAGTAACCGCATGAACCGTTACACTGTGGGCATGGCTACCCAGGGCCTGAGCAATTACCTGTTAAAATCGTTCCCGGGGCAACCGATTAGCGTGGCCGTGGCGCACGACAGTCGCAATAATTCGCCGTTTTTTGCCAACGTAGTGGCCGACGTTTTCAGTGCCAATGGTATAAAGGTGTATTTCTTTAAAGAGCTTCGGCCTACGCCTGAGCTGTCTTTTGCCATCAGGCACCTGGGCTGCCAGAGCGGTGTGGTCTTGACTGCCTCGCATAACCCCAAGGAGTACAACGGGTACAAAGCCTATTGGAACGACGGTGGTCAGGTAACGGCCCCTCATGACAAGAACATCATTGCCGAGGTCAACAAGATCCACAGCATGGACCAGGTAAAGTTTGAGCGCAATCCGGCCAACATTGAATACATTCTGGAGGAAGTAGACCAGGCCTATCTGGATAAGGTAGCTACCCTGAGCGTAGACCCTGAGATGATCAAGCGCCAGCAGGACCTCAAGATTGTCTACACCCCTATTCACGGCACGGGCATTACGCTGGTTCCGCGCGCCCTGGAACGCTTCGGGTTCAAGAACGTGCACGTGCTGGAGGCCCAGTCTACCCCAGACGGCAACTTCCCTACGGTTGTTTACCCGAACCCCGAGGAAAAGGACGCCATGAACCTGGCCATGGAAAAAGCAAAAGAACTGGATGCCGAACTGGTGCTGGCCACCGACCCAGACGCTGACCGCGTGGGCATTGCCGTAAAAGACCTGAAAGGCCAATGGGTACTGCTTAACGGGAACCAGACCGCCGCTCTTCTGACCTATTATATTCTGCAGGCCTGGAAAAAAGCCGGCAAGCTTACGGGCAAAGAATATATAGTAAGCACCATTGTCACCACAGACCTGATCAACCGCATTGCCGAAGGCTTCGGGGTGGACTGCTACGAGACCCTGACCGGCTTCAAATACATTGCCACCATTATGCGCGAGAAAGAGGGCCAAGCGCAATACATTTGCGGCGGCGAGGAAAGCTACGGGTTTTTGGTAGGTGACTTTGTACGTGACAAAGACGCCGTTTCAGCCTGCGCTATGATTGCCGAGATGACGGCAGCGGCCAAAGACCAGGGCAAAAGCCTGTTTGAACTCATGCTGCAGATGTACCAGGAGTTTGGTTTCTACAAAGAAGACCTCATTTCCCTGACCAAGAAAGGCCACCGCGGGGCCCAGGAAATTCAGGAAATGATGCAGGAGCTACGTGAGAACCCACCACAAATCGTAGCCGGTTCTGCCGTAGTGGAACTGATTGACTACAAAACCGGCTTCCGGAGGAATCTGCAAACCGGTCAGGAAAGCGCCACCGGTTTAGAAAGCTCCAACGTACTCCAATTCTTAACCGAAGACGGTACTAAGATTTCGGCCCGCCCATCAGGCACCGAGCCCAAGATCAAATTCTATTTCAGCGTGCGCGAAGACTTGCCATCGGCTGATCAATTTGATAAGGTAAGCAAAATCTTGGATGAGAAAATTCAACGGATTATAGCCGATCTGAAATTGAAGTAAGCTATTCATCTTGTACACGAAAGCCCTTTCTGTAGATGCAGAAAGGGCTTTCTGTTTTAGGGCCGTTTTTGGGAAAACAGGCTTAAAACAGAAAGCCAGATGGATGAAGTTGTTATCCGTGTAGAACCGTGTATACCCGCGTAATATTCGGCTTCGTTGAATTTATTTTTGCTAAAAGCTCTTTTGCCTGCACCGGTTCAGGAAGCACAGGCCGGCCTGTTTATGTCTTTTTACTGCTTTTAAAGGTGTTTTTTGGAAAACATGCCAAAAATGCTA
This Rufibacter radiotolerans DNA region includes the following protein-coding sequences:
- a CDS encoding phospho-sugar mutase, which gives rise to MENNLTLDPAVQSKITAWLDGGYDAETKAELQNLVNSQDHDALTDSFYKDLEFGTGGLRGIMGVGSNRMNRYTVGMATQGLSNYLLKSFPGQPISVAVAHDSRNNSPFFANVVADVFSANGIKVYFFKELRPTPELSFAIRHLGCQSGVVLTASHNPKEYNGYKAYWNDGGQVTAPHDKNIIAEVNKIHSMDQVKFERNPANIEYILEEVDQAYLDKVATLSVDPEMIKRQQDLKIVYTPIHGTGITLVPRALERFGFKNVHVLEAQSTPDGNFPTVVYPNPEEKDAMNLAMEKAKELDAELVLATDPDADRVGIAVKDLKGQWVLLNGNQTAALLTYYILQAWKKAGKLTGKEYIVSTIVTTDLINRIAEGFGVDCYETLTGFKYIATIMREKEGQAQYICGGEESYGFLVGDFVRDKDAVSACAMIAEMTAAAKDQGKSLFELMLQMYQEFGFYKEDLISLTKKGHRGAQEIQEMMQELRENPPQIVAGSAVVELIDYKTGFRRNLQTGQESATGLESSNVLQFLTEDGTKISARPSGTEPKIKFYFSVREDLPSADQFDKVSKILDEKIQRIIADLKLK